The Streptomyces laurentii genome contains a region encoding:
- a CDS encoding polyprenyl diphosphate synthase (Geranylgeranyl pyrophosphate synthase [Coenzyme metabolism]; COG0142;~Trans-Isoprenyl Diphosphate Synthases, head-to-tail; cd00685;~active site lid residues [active];~aspartate-rich region 1;~aspartate-rich region 2;~catalytic residues [active];~chain length determination region;~identified by MetaGeneAnnotator; putative;~polyprenyl diphosphate synthase [Streptomyces griseus subsp. griseus NBRC13350];~substrate binding pocket [chemical binding];~substrate-Mg2+ binding site) — MTTISVDAATTGERSALLLLDRVRGVVGPRLREAVDTLPGELRRIAAYHFGWEEADGGPAAGPAGKAIRPALVLAAARALGGDPDPAVGAAAAVELAHNFTLLHDDIVDEDPTRRHRPTAWAVFGLADALLAGDAMSALALRLLAEDPHPAAAPALARLADCVVELCAGQQTDCALERRPPHEVSVAEVTVMATAKTGALLGCACALGALYAGADEEAVAAMDAFGREAGLAFQLIDDLIGIWGDPGRTGKPAGADLMAHKKSLPVVAALASGTAAGEELAALYARPALDAEAVVAAADAVERAGGRDWAQSQAAERMASAVEQLSRAVPDLSAAGDLLALAEFVTRRSR, encoded by the coding sequence ATGACCACGATCAGCGTCGACGCCGCGACGACCGGGGAACGGAGCGCCCTGCTGCTCCTGGACCGGGTGCGCGGCGTCGTCGGCCCCCGGCTGCGCGAGGCCGTCGACACCCTGCCCGGCGAGCTGCGGCGCATCGCCGCGTACCACTTCGGCTGGGAGGAGGCCGACGGCGGCCCGGCCGCCGGACCGGCCGGCAAGGCCATCCGGCCCGCCCTGGTGCTCGCCGCCGCGCGGGCTCTCGGCGGCGACCCGGACCCGGCGGTGGGGGCCGCCGCCGCGGTGGAGCTGGCGCACAACTTCACCCTGCTCCACGACGACATCGTCGACGAGGACCCGACCCGGCGGCACCGGCCCACCGCCTGGGCGGTGTTCGGCCTCGCCGACGCGCTGCTCGCGGGCGACGCGATGTCCGCGCTCGCGCTGCGGCTGCTCGCCGAGGACCCCCATCCGGCGGCCGCGCCGGCGCTGGCCCGGCTCGCCGACTGCGTCGTCGAGCTGTGCGCGGGCCAGCAGACGGACTGCGCCCTGGAGCGCCGCCCGCCGCACGAGGTCTCCGTCGCCGAGGTGACGGTGATGGCCACCGCCAAGACCGGTGCCCTGCTCGGCTGCGCCTGCGCGCTCGGCGCGCTGTACGCGGGGGCGGACGAGGAGGCGGTCGCGGCGATGGACGCCTTCGGCCGGGAGGCCGGGCTCGCGTTCCAGCTGATCGACGACCTGATCGGCATCTGGGGCGACCCCGGGCGTACGGGCAAGCCCGCCGGGGCCGACCTGATGGCCCACAAGAAGTCGCTGCCCGTGGTCGCCGCGCTCGCCTCCGGGACCGCGGCGGGCGAGGAGCTGGCCGCGCTGTACGCCCGTCCGGCGCTGGACGCCGAGGCGGTCGTGGCGGCGGCGGACGCGGTGGAGCGGGCCGGCGGCCGCGACTGGGCGCAGAGCCAGGCGGCGGAGCGGATGGCGAGCGCGGTGGAGCAACTGTCCCGGGCCGTCCCCGACTTGTCGGCCGCGGGGGATCTGCTGGCGCTCGCGGAGTTCGTGACGCGGCGCAGTCGCTGA
- a CDS encoding dihydrofolate reductase (Dihydrofolate reductase [Coenzyme metabolism]; COG0262;~Dihydrofolate reductase [Streptomyces venezuelae ATCC10712];~identified by MetaGeneAnnotator; putative), with amino-acid sequence MRKLTYYVACSLDGFIGDPHGDASSMYAFMDEEYAAFMNTEYPETVPTAFREPAGLVGVPGRRFDTVVQGMGSYRLALDAGVASPYAHLREIVASRTLAESPDPNVELVRGDLAARVRELKAEDGPLGIWLCGGAEVAGQLVDEIDELVVKSYPQVYGSGLPMFAAGFALRDFALDEVRTFGNGVVVRTYTRRR; translated from the coding sequence TTGCGCAAGCTCACGTACTACGTCGCCTGCTCCCTCGACGGATTCATCGGCGACCCGCACGGCGACGCCTCGTCCATGTACGCGTTCATGGACGAGGAGTACGCCGCCTTCATGAACACGGAGTACCCGGAGACGGTCCCGACCGCCTTCCGGGAGCCCGCGGGCCTCGTCGGAGTGCCCGGCCGGCGCTTCGACACGGTCGTCCAGGGCATGGGCTCGTACCGTCTGGCCCTGGACGCCGGCGTCGCCAGCCCGTACGCCCACCTCCGGGAGATCGTCGCGAGCCGCACGCTCGCCGAGTCGCCCGACCCGAACGTCGAGCTGGTCCGCGGCGACCTGGCCGCCCGCGTCCGGGAACTCAAGGCCGAGGACGGCCCGCTCGGCATCTGGCTCTGCGGCGGCGCCGAGGTCGCCGGACAGCTCGTCGACGAGATCGACGAGCTGGTCGTGAAGTCGTACCCGCAGGTGTACGGCTCCGGCCTGCCGATGTTCGCCGCGGGCTTCGCGCTCCGCGACTTCGCCCTCGACGAGGTGCGCACCTTCGGCAACGGGGTCGTGGTGCGCACGTACACCAGGAGGCGGTGA
- a CDS encoding hypothetical protein (identified by MetaGeneAnnotator; putative;~sequence version:1), which translates to MTGAPPYPGGMAAEVPRTTRDPRAEPLCPACGERRGLVARRHKVLGAWVPEWDVLPCRNPRCELYEAADPAEPSGWAG; encoded by the coding sequence GTGACCGGGGCGCCGCCCTACCCTGGAGGCATGGCTGCCGAGGTGCCGCGGACGACGCGCGACCCCCGCGCCGAGCCGTTGTGCCCGGCGTGCGGGGAACGGCGGGGGCTGGTCGCCAGGCGGCACAAGGTCCTCGGGGCCTGGGTGCCGGAGTGGGATGTGCTGCCGTGCCGCAATCCGCGCTGCGAGCTGTACGAGGCGGCCGATCCGGCCGAACCCTCCGGGTGGGCCGGCTGA
- a CDS encoding hypothetical protein (identified by MetaGeneAnnotator; putative;~sequence version:1): MSSESTQFWTGWYRDRRGAESIVITADGGHVATRIRGIEYAGASFAALHAADTDGPALTGCVLEWDLPLPVLADGAAEQATLSCLLTLGERADLSLTLHYAGAAFESGIAGGDFGEALDRVRRQLPPGSEFGGRLAQAA; this comes from the coding sequence ATGTCATCGGAGTCGACACAATTCTGGACCGGCTGGTACCGGGACCGCCGTGGTGCGGAATCCATCGTCATCACGGCCGACGGGGGCCACGTGGCCACCCGTATCAGGGGAATCGAATACGCGGGCGCGAGTTTCGCCGCCCTGCACGCGGCGGACACGGACGGACCGGCCCTGACCGGGTGCGTCCTGGAGTGGGACCTGCCGCTCCCCGTCCTCGCGGACGGCGCCGCCGAGCAGGCGACGCTCAGCTGCCTGCTCACCCTCGGCGAACGCGCCGACCTCAGCCTCACGCTGCACTACGCGGGCGCCGCCTTCGAGTCCGGCATCGCGGGCGGCGATTTCGGCGAGGCGCTCGACCGGGTCCGGCGCCAGCTGCCGCCCGGGTCCGAGTTCGGCGGCAGGCTGGCCCAGGCCGCCTGA
- a CDS encoding metalloprotease (PF02031: Streptomyces extracellular neutral proteinase (M7) family;~Streptomyces extracellular neutral proteinase (M7) family; pfam02031;~identified by MetaGeneAnnotator; putative;~metalloprotease [Streptomyces avermitilis MA-4680]), with amino-acid sequence MRHPKILTSVLTAALGAGLTLTATAGPAAAAAPAPGAGYTGSVAEAKANQAFFDAVLASVAKKRAAAPGAAAVTVVYSTANAPSFRSVISRSAQIWNSSVTNVKLAEGSNPDFAYYEGNDSRGSYASTDGHGNGYIFLDYAQNQQYNSTRVTAHETGHVLGLPDHYSGPCSELMSGGGPGTSCTNSSPNATERARVNQLWQYGLTSALKVG; translated from the coding sequence ATGCGACACCCGAAGATCCTCACGTCCGTGCTGACCGCCGCCCTCGGCGCGGGCCTCACGCTCACCGCCACCGCGGGCCCGGCCGCCGCCGCGGCACCTGCCCCGGGCGCCGGCTACACCGGTTCGGTCGCGGAGGCCAAGGCCAACCAGGCGTTCTTCGACGCCGTGCTCGCCTCGGTCGCGAAGAAGCGGGCCGCCGCGCCCGGTGCCGCCGCCGTCACGGTGGTCTACAGCACCGCGAACGCTCCCAGCTTCCGTTCGGTGATCTCCCGCTCGGCCCAGATATGGAACAGCTCGGTGACCAACGTCAAGCTGGCCGAGGGCTCCAACCCCGACTTCGCGTACTACGAGGGGAACGACTCCCGCGGCTCGTACGCGAGCACCGACGGACACGGCAACGGCTACATCTTCCTCGACTACGCGCAGAACCAGCAGTACAACTCCACCCGCGTCACCGCCCACGAGACCGGGCACGTGCTCGGCCTCCCCGACCACTACAGCGGGCCGTGCAGCGAGCTGATGTCCGGCGGCGGGCCCGGCACGTCCTGCACGAACTCCAGCCCGAACGCCACGGAGCGCGCCCGCGTCAACCAGCTGTGGCAGTACGGGCTGACCTCGGCCCTCAAGGTCGGCTGA
- a CDS encoding lysR family transcriptional regulator (Helix-turn-helix domains; cl00088;~LysR family transcriptional regulator [Streptomyces pristinaespiralis ATCC25486];~The substrate binding domain of LysR-type transcriptional regulators (LTTRs), a member of the type 2 periplasmic binding fold protein superfamily; cl11398;~dimerization interface [polypeptide binding];~identified by MetaGeneAnnotator; putative), whose translation MRHLRVLCAIADSGSLHKAARQLGVSQPSLTNQLHRIEQALGAELFSRGRTGCHPTPLGRTVLGRARPLVDGMTTLITETRAAAARAAGPLLRVGSTASRALPGWLRRLRHDLATDVSLRVDVSANDLLRTVAGGGLDVAFVHEVEGCPLRVPDGLRGRVLVEREPQFISMAPDHPAAAHEVVDLADLADDRWTVDPAVDGEWDGLRRVLAGAGLDPPVLHADYHTAATLIVHGEAVGPCQPTSGPRDDMAIRPLRGDPLAVRLLLFAAPGIPLDRPYTALTAAYREAALRATPYRRWLHAGGTAGPCLDMA comes from the coding sequence GTGAGGCATCTACGGGTGCTCTGCGCCATCGCGGACAGCGGCAGCCTGCACAAGGCGGCCCGTCAACTCGGTGTCAGTCAGCCGTCGTTGACCAACCAACTGCACCGCATCGAACAGGCCCTCGGCGCCGAGCTGTTCTCCCGCGGCCGCACCGGCTGCCACCCCACCCCGCTCGGCCGCACCGTCCTCGGCCGGGCCCGCCCCCTCGTCGACGGCATGACCACGCTGATCACCGAGACCCGGGCCGCTGCCGCCCGCGCGGCCGGCCCGCTGCTGCGCGTCGGCTCCACCGCCAGCCGCGCCCTGCCCGGCTGGCTGCGCCGGCTGCGCCACGACCTCGCCACCGACGTGTCGCTGCGCGTGGACGTCTCCGCGAACGACCTGCTGCGCACGGTCGCGGGCGGCGGGCTCGACGTGGCCTTCGTCCACGAGGTGGAGGGCTGCCCGCTGCGCGTCCCGGACGGCCTGCGCGGGCGCGTACTCGTCGAGCGGGAGCCCCAGTTCATCTCGATGGCCCCCGACCATCCGGCCGCCGCGCACGAGGTCGTGGACCTCGCCGACCTGGCCGACGACCGGTGGACCGTGGACCCGGCCGTCGACGGCGAATGGGACGGTCTGCGCCGCGTCCTGGCCGGCGCGGGCCTCGACCCGCCGGTGCTGCACGCCGACTACCACACCGCCGCGACGCTCATCGTCCACGGCGAGGCCGTCGGCCCCTGTCAGCCCACCTCGGGCCCGCGCGACGACATGGCCATCCGCCCGCTGCGCGGCGACCCGCTGGCCGTCCGGCTGCTGCTCTTCGCGGCGCCCGGCATTCCCCTCGACCGCCCGTACACGGCGCTCACAGCCGCCTATCGCGAGGCCGCCCTGCGCGCGACTCCGTACCGCCGCTGGCTCCACGCGGGCGGCACGGCGGGCCCCTGCCTGGACATGGCCTGA
- a CDS encoding methyltransferase (Methyltransferase domain; pfam13847;~S-adenosylmethionine binding site [chemical binding];~S-adenosylmethionine-dependent methyltransferases (SAM or AdoMet-MTase), class I; AdoMet-MTases are enzymes that use S-adenosyl-L-methionine (SAM or AdoMet) as a substrate for methyltransfer, creating the product S-adenosyl-L-homocysteine (AdoHcy); cd02440;~identified by MetaGeneAnnotator; putative;~methyltransferase [Micromonospora sp. ATCC39149]), with translation MCGIPGRRRTRVSGRVGAYPARVEDDTDTPDWLDDTRASYDTVAASYADLLRDLLDETPHERSALALFAASVRDGGGGTVVDVGCGPGRITAYLRGLGVDAYGIDLSPAMVEVARREHPGTRFETGSMTALGLADASVAGLVAWYSLIHVPDAEVPSVLGHFQRALRPGAPLLLAFHVGDGSRLKTEGYGGHPMKVYVHLRRPDRLAALLDEAGFAVEAQTTLASAESRLGALVFARRR, from the coding sequence GTGTGCGGCATCCCCGGCCGGCGGCGCACCCGTGTATCAGGCCGCGTCGGCGCGTACCCTGCGCGCGTGGAAGACGACACGGACACCCCGGACTGGCTGGACGACACCCGCGCGTCGTATGACACCGTCGCGGCGAGCTACGCGGACCTGTTGCGCGATCTGCTCGACGAGACGCCCCACGAGCGGTCGGCGCTCGCGCTGTTCGCCGCGTCGGTGCGGGACGGCGGCGGGGGCACGGTGGTGGACGTGGGGTGCGGGCCGGGGCGGATCACGGCGTATCTGCGCGGTCTGGGCGTGGACGCGTACGGCATCGATCTGTCGCCCGCGATGGTCGAGGTGGCCCGGCGCGAGCATCCCGGCACGCGCTTCGAGACCGGCTCGATGACCGCGCTCGGCCTGGCCGACGCCTCGGTGGCGGGGCTCGTCGCCTGGTACTCGCTCATCCATGTGCCCGACGCCGAAGTCCCGTCCGTTCTCGGCCACTTCCAGCGGGCCCTGCGCCCCGGCGCCCCGCTGCTGCTCGCGTTCCACGTCGGCGACGGGTCGCGGCTGAAGACCGAGGGTTACGGCGGCCACCCGATGAAGGTGTACGTGCATCTGCGTCGCCCGGACCGGCTGGCGGCCCTGCTCGACGAGGCCGGTTTCGCCGTCGAGGCCCAGACCACCCTGGCGTCCGCCGAGAGCCGGCTCGGCGCCCTGGTCTTCGCCCGGCGCCGCTGA
- a CDS encoding hypothetical protein (identified by MetaGeneAnnotator; putative;~sequence version:1) codes for MLQPVVETCPAEGFDLWPVAPYEPYGFLPLSGAMSPAEVGLAVMCVAACNNVEEAPRSGDPLGDFLRGLLTLDDLYAAGGLRVTETATGLALTPGCRNGLDERGDWDALLDVRGRAGFGHDPSPLAERVGDTVRLTPDTEQPDSPVIELPADALPSLLAGAERDLADFLRLAAVWAPAHLADHAAPVTAALARALAVPLGTEPGGLG; via the coding sequence GTGCTGCAGCCCGTCGTGGAGACCTGTCCCGCCGAGGGCTTCGACCTCTGGCCGGTGGCCCCGTACGAGCCCTACGGCTTCCTTCCGCTGAGCGGCGCGATGAGCCCCGCCGAGGTGGGCCTGGCGGTGATGTGCGTTGCCGCCTGCAACAACGTCGAGGAGGCGCCCCGGAGCGGGGATCCGCTCGGAGACTTCCTGCGTGGACTGCTCACCCTGGACGACCTGTACGCGGCCGGCGGCCTGCGGGTCACCGAGACCGCCACCGGCCTCGCCCTGACACCGGGCTGCCGCAACGGCCTGGACGAGCGCGGCGATTGGGACGCGCTCCTCGATGTCCGCGGCCGGGCCGGCTTCGGCCACGATCCCTCCCCGCTCGCCGAACGCGTCGGCGACACGGTGCGCCTGACCCCCGACACCGAGCAGCCGGACAGCCCCGTGATCGAACTGCCCGCCGACGCGCTGCCCTCGCTGCTCGCGGGCGCGGAACGCGACCTGGCCGACTTCCTCCGCCTGGCGGCCGTCTGGGCACCCGCGCACCTCGCCGACCACGCCGCCCCGGTGACCGCCGCCCTCGCCCGCGCCCTCGCCGTGCCCCTCGGCACCGAACCCGGCGGGCTCGGCTGA
- a CDS encoding hypothetical protein (identified by MetaGeneAnnotator; putative;~predicted protein [Streptomyces lividans TK24]) → MGTWGQGVGGRLRTALPVEQMGVSGFPGRWVGGTAMVLGPLLMLAGALLRVRVPFFYPDQLAAYQDHPTLMASAYGLFAAGTVLLWPAAAVLAARIGARSAGWGLWGGTLVVFGLFARTFHAGVDHEAFQLARSQGAVAATEAVSAGYGAFHVFATLNLAILAGWIVLALGAWRTRVLGPVRAAALGLTAMLPLGVLKGTTPLSLVALAGLCAGLVPLGLALLREGPRPRRATVLRWVPLTVVALAAMTLIGQVG, encoded by the coding sequence GTGGGGACGTGGGGGCAGGGCGTCGGCGGCCGGCTGCGCACCGCGCTCCCCGTGGAGCAGATGGGCGTGTCCGGCTTCCCCGGCCGATGGGTGGGCGGCACCGCGATGGTGCTGGGCCCGCTCCTGATGCTGGCCGGGGCACTCCTGCGGGTGCGCGTCCCCTTCTTCTATCCCGACCAGCTCGCCGCGTACCAGGACCATCCGACGCTGATGGCGAGTGCGTACGGGCTGTTCGCCGCCGGCACCGTGCTGCTCTGGCCCGCCGCGGCCGTCCTCGCGGCCCGGATCGGCGCGCGGAGCGCGGGCTGGGGCCTGTGGGGCGGAACGCTGGTCGTCTTCGGCCTGTTCGCCCGGACCTTCCACGCGGGGGTGGACCACGAGGCGTTCCAACTGGCCCGATCCCAGGGCGCGGTGGCCGCCACCGAGGCGGTGTCCGCCGGCTACGGCGCCTTCCATGTCTTCGCCACGCTGAATCTCGCCATCCTCGCCGGCTGGATCGTCCTCGCTCTCGGCGCCTGGCGCACCCGCGTCCTGGGCCCGGTGCGGGCCGCCGCGCTCGGCCTGACGGCGATGCTGCCGCTCGGGGTCCTCAAGGGCACGACGCCGCTGTCGCTGGTGGCCCTGGCCGGGCTGTGCGCCGGGCTGGTGCCCCTGGGCCTCGCCCTGCTGCGCGAGGGGCCGCGGCCGAGGCGGGCGACGGTGCTGCGCTGGGTGCCGCTGACCGTGGTGGCCCTCGCGGCGATGACGCTGATCGGACAGGTTGGCTGA
- a CDS encoding integral membrane sensor signal transduction histidine kinase (COGs: COG4585 Signal transduction histidine kinase; InterPro IPR003594:IPR011712; KEGG: ami:Amir_2233 histidine kinase; PFAM: histidine kinase dimerisation and phosphoacceptor region; ATP-binding region ATPase domain protein; SPTR: C1YMU1 histidine kinase; PFAM: histidine kinase; histidine kinase-, DNA gyrase B-, and HSP90-like ATPase;~Histidine kinase-, DNA gyrase B-, and HSP90-like ATPase; pfam02518;~Histidine kinase; pfam07730;~Mg2+ binding site [ion binding];~identified by MetaGeneAnnotator; putative;~integral membrane sensor signal transduction histidine kinase [Nocardiopsis dassonvillei subsp. dassonvillei DSM43111]): MIAYGYRPGVKTTGGAHLPLLDLATGAVLTAVYVGFARMDAEDGQAYFTGPFWLGCLIAAAVGLPLAVRRRRPLPVLGVILAALVAASFLDLVREPYAAAGLAAYLVGLAEPARRSVPALALAPAVAGGAVYLDAAVVTPTEDPQGALGLVALVVLVIGGAWSAGFVVRGRRAEARRRQRLRAERALEEERLRIARELHDIVSHNLSLIAVKAGVAAHVGDADPREAVAALKVIEETSRSALAEMRRTLGVLRGQDAPLVPAPDLGGLDALAGEARRAGVDVDLEVRGLETQGAAGLTESLRTTVYRIVQEAVTNVARHAAPTRCAVRVVADAREIRVDVTDDGPPAGRGRPRRRLPGGHGLMGMRERALLYDGTFEAGPRPEGGFAVSVRLPRDREHPV; the protein is encoded by the coding sequence GTGATCGCGTACGGATACCGTCCGGGGGTGAAGACCACGGGCGGCGCGCACCTCCCGCTCCTCGACCTCGCCACGGGAGCGGTCCTGACGGCGGTCTACGTCGGCTTCGCCCGGATGGACGCCGAGGACGGCCAGGCGTACTTCACCGGCCCGTTCTGGCTGGGCTGCCTGATCGCCGCGGCGGTCGGCCTGCCCCTCGCCGTACGCCGTCGCCGGCCGCTGCCCGTGCTCGGCGTGATCCTCGCCGCGCTGGTGGCCGCCTCGTTCCTGGACCTGGTGCGTGAGCCGTACGCGGCGGCCGGCCTGGCGGCCTACCTGGTCGGTCTCGCCGAACCCGCGCGCCGTTCCGTGCCCGCCCTCGCCCTCGCGCCGGCGGTGGCGGGCGGCGCGGTCTACCTCGACGCGGCGGTGGTCACGCCGACCGAGGACCCCCAAGGAGCCCTCGGCCTGGTCGCGCTCGTGGTGCTGGTGATCGGCGGCGCCTGGAGCGCGGGCTTCGTCGTGCGGGGCCGGCGGGCCGAGGCCCGGCGGCGGCAGCGGCTGCGGGCGGAGCGGGCCCTGGAGGAGGAACGCCTCCGGATCGCCCGGGAGTTGCACGACATCGTCTCGCACAACCTCAGCCTCATCGCCGTCAAGGCGGGCGTCGCCGCCCATGTCGGGGACGCCGATCCGCGGGAGGCGGTGGCCGCGCTGAAGGTCATCGAGGAGACGAGCCGCTCCGCGCTGGCCGAGATGCGGCGCACGCTGGGTGTCCTGCGCGGCCAGGACGCGCCGCTCGTACCGGCGCCGGACCTCGGCGGCCTCGACGCGCTGGCCGGCGAGGCGCGACGGGCCGGGGTGGACGTCGATCTGGAGGTCCGCGGCCTGGAGACGCAGGGAGCGGCCGGCCTCACCGAGAGCCTGCGGACGACCGTCTACCGGATCGTCCAGGAGGCGGTCACCAACGTCGCGCGGCACGCCGCCCCGACCCGCTGTGCGGTCAGGGTCGTGGCGGACGCCCGCGAGATACGCGTCGACGTCACCGACGACGGTCCGCCGGCCGGCCGCGGCCGGCCCCGCCGCCGGCTGCCGGGCGGGCACGGTCTGATGGGCATGCGGGAGCGGGCCCTGCTGTACGACGGCACCTTCGAGGCCGGACCCCGGCCGGAGGGCGGCTTCGCGGTGTCCGTCCGGCTGCCGAGGGACAGGGAGCACCCCGTATGA
- a CDS encoding two-component system response regulator (C-terminal DNA-binding domain of LuxR-like proteins. This domain contains a helix-turn-helix motif and binds DNA. Proteins belonging to this group are response regulators; some act as transcriptional activators, others as transcriptional repressors. Many...; cd06170;~DNA binding residues [nucleotide binding];~Response regulator containing a CheY-like receiver domain and an HTH DNA-binding domain [Signal transduction mechanisms / Transcription]; COG2197;~Signal receiver domain; originally thought to be unique to bacteria (CheY, OmpR, NtrC, and PhoB), now recently identified in eukaroytes ETR1 Arabidopsis thaliana; this domain receives the signal from the sensor partner in a two-component systems; cd00156;~dimerization interface [polypeptide binding];~identified by MetaGeneAnnotator; putative;~intermolecular recognition site;~phosphorylation site [posttranslational modification];~two-component system response regulator [Amycolatopsis mediterranei U32]) has product MTDEPLRVLVADDQAMVRGSFRVLVEHTPGMTAVGEAANGAEAVELARRERPDVVLMDIRMPELDGVEATRRICADPDLAGTRVLVLTTFDLDEYVYGALRAGAAGFLLKDTPPTDVLTAVRVVAAGDCLLAPSVTGRLIAEFARRPEPGRPPAQALDGVTDRELEVLGLIARGLSNTELAAHLHLSLATVKTHIGRLLAKLRARDRAQLVIVAYETGLVTARAHVPGHAPS; this is encoded by the coding sequence ATGACCGACGAGCCCCTCCGGGTGCTGGTCGCCGACGACCAGGCGATGGTGCGCGGCAGCTTCCGGGTCCTCGTGGAGCACACGCCCGGCATGACGGCCGTGGGAGAGGCCGCGAACGGCGCGGAGGCCGTCGAGCTCGCCCGCCGCGAACGCCCGGACGTCGTCCTGATGGACATCCGCATGCCGGAACTCGACGGCGTCGAGGCCACCCGCCGCATCTGCGCCGACCCGGACCTGGCCGGCACGCGGGTCCTCGTCCTCACCACCTTCGACCTGGACGAGTACGTGTACGGCGCCCTGCGCGCGGGCGCGGCGGGCTTCCTCCTCAAGGACACCCCGCCGACCGACGTCCTCACCGCCGTCCGGGTCGTCGCAGCGGGCGACTGCCTGCTCGCACCCTCGGTGACGGGCCGGCTGATCGCCGAATTCGCCCGCCGCCCGGAACCGGGACGGCCGCCCGCCCAGGCCCTGGACGGGGTGACGGACCGGGAGCTGGAGGTGCTCGGCCTCATCGCCCGCGGCCTGTCCAACACGGAGCTCGCCGCGCACCTCCACCTGAGCCTGGCCACGGTCAAGACCCACATCGGCCGCCTACTCGCCAAACTCCGCGCCCGCGACCGCGCCCAGCTCGTCATCGTCGCCTACGAGACGGGCCTGGTCACCGCCCGCGCCCACGTCCCCGGCCACGCGCCGTCCTGA